In Thauera aromatica K172, one DNA window encodes the following:
- the metK gene encoding methionine adenosyltransferase, whose protein sequence is MAEFLFTSESVSEGHPDKVADQVSDGVLDAILADDPKARVACETLVSTGLVVISGEITTTAHPNYREIAQEVIRRIGYDNSDIGFDYKSCAVLAAINRQSPDIAQGVNEGEGLDLDQGAGDQGLMFGYATDETPSLMPLPIYYAHRIMQRQAEVRKDGRLPWLRPDAKSQITVKYVDGKPVAIDTVVVSTQHHPDVSHAQISEAVIEEIIKPVLPKELMQGDVRYLINPTGRFVIGGPHGDCGLTGRKIIVDTYGGAAHHGGGAFSGKDPSKVDRSAAYAGRYVAKNVVAAGLAAKCEVQVAYAIGVARPVSLMVNTFGTGRIADDRIAALIGKHFDLRPKAIIQTLDLLRPIYSKTAAYGHFGRDEPEFTWEQTDKAAALRADAGL, encoded by the coding sequence ATGGCTGAATTTCTGTTTACGTCCGAATCGGTTTCCGAAGGCCATCCCGACAAGGTCGCCGACCAGGTCTCCGACGGCGTGCTCGACGCCATCCTCGCCGACGACCCGAAGGCGCGCGTGGCCTGCGAGACCCTGGTGTCGACCGGTCTCGTCGTGATCTCGGGCGAGATCACCACCACCGCCCACCCCAACTACCGCGAGATCGCCCAGGAAGTCATCCGCCGCATCGGCTACGACAATTCCGACATCGGCTTCGACTACAAGAGCTGCGCGGTGCTGGCGGCGATCAACCGCCAGTCGCCCGACATCGCCCAGGGCGTGAACGAAGGCGAAGGTCTCGATCTCGACCAGGGCGCGGGCGACCAGGGCCTGATGTTCGGCTACGCCACCGATGAAACCCCGAGCCTGATGCCGCTGCCGATCTACTACGCCCACCGCATCATGCAGCGCCAGGCCGAAGTGCGGAAGGACGGCCGCCTGCCGTGGCTGCGCCCGGACGCGAAGAGCCAGATTACGGTGAAGTACGTCGACGGCAAGCCGGTGGCGATCGACACCGTGGTGGTGTCCACCCAGCACCACCCGGACGTGTCGCACGCGCAGATTTCCGAAGCGGTGATCGAGGAAATCATCAAGCCGGTGCTGCCGAAGGAGCTGATGCAGGGCGACGTCCGCTACCTGATCAACCCCACCGGCCGTTTCGTCATCGGCGGCCCGCACGGCGACTGCGGCCTCACCGGGCGCAAGATCATCGTCGACACCTACGGCGGCGCCGCCCACCACGGCGGCGGCGCGTTCTCGGGCAAGGACCCGTCGAAGGTCGACCGCTCGGCCGCCTACGCCGGCCGCTACGTCGCCAAGAACGTCGTCGCTGCGGGCCTGGCGGCCAAGTGCGAAGTGCAGGTCGCCTACGCCATCGGCGTGGCGCGCCCGGTGTCGCTGATGGTCAACACCTTCGGTACCGGCAGGATCGCCGACGACCGCATCGCCGCCCTGATCGGCAAGCACTTCGACCTGCGCCCGAAGGCGATCATCCAGACCCTCGACCTGCTGCGCCCGATCTACTCCAAGACCGCCGCCTACGGCCACTTCGGCCGCGACGAGCCGGAGTTCACCTGGGAGCAGACCGACAAGGCCGCCGCGCTGCGCGCCGACGCCGGGCTGTAA
- a CDS encoding calcium/sodium antiporter, translating to MLQQVLMFVLGLVVLVAGAELLVRGASRLAVSFGVSPLVVGLTVVAFGTSAPEMAVSVGSALAGSPDLAIGNVVGSNIANILLILGISALITPLLVDEQIIRQEIPIMIGVSALLVVMALDGRLSLLESAILFGLVLAYTVFLVVQSRRASKGVQDEFETELPTSTWDRHWSVQLALIAVGLAMLVVGADWLVDAAVAFARAFGVSDLVIGLTIVAVGTSMPEIATSIVAALRGQRDIAVGNVVGSNVFNILAVLGAAGIASGAGLPVSEAARNFDLWVMLAVAFACLPIMITGREIARWEGGIFLGYYAAYTAWLALQAQQHASLPAVSSVMLGYVMPLTVITLVVSIVRHNGSRR from the coding sequence ATGCTCCAGCAAGTCCTGATGTTCGTCCTCGGTCTCGTCGTCCTCGTCGCCGGCGCGGAACTGCTGGTGCGCGGCGCCTCGCGGCTGGCGGTGTCCTTCGGCGTGTCGCCGCTGGTGGTGGGGCTGACCGTGGTCGCATTCGGCACCAGCGCACCGGAAATGGCGGTGTCGGTCGGCTCGGCGCTGGCCGGCAGCCCCGACCTGGCGATCGGCAACGTGGTCGGCAGCAACATCGCCAACATCCTGCTGATCCTGGGCATTTCGGCGCTGATCACGCCGCTGCTGGTGGACGAGCAGATCATCCGCCAGGAAATCCCGATCATGATCGGGGTCTCGGCGCTGCTCGTGGTGATGGCCCTCGACGGCCGGCTGAGCCTGCTCGAATCGGCGATTCTCTTCGGCCTCGTGCTGGCCTACACCGTGTTCCTGGTGGTGCAGTCGCGGCGCGCCTCGAAAGGGGTCCAGGACGAGTTCGAAACCGAACTCCCGACCTCGACCTGGGACCGTCACTGGAGCGTGCAGCTGGCACTGATCGCGGTCGGCCTCGCGATGCTGGTGGTGGGCGCCGACTGGCTGGTCGATGCCGCAGTCGCCTTCGCCCGCGCCTTCGGCGTCAGCGACCTGGTGATCGGCCTCACCATCGTCGCCGTCGGCACTTCGATGCCCGAAATCGCCACTTCGATCGTCGCCGCGCTGCGCGGCCAGCGCGACATCGCCGTGGGCAACGTCGTCGGCAGCAACGTCTTCAACATCCTCGCCGTGCTCGGCGCCGCCGGCATCGCCTCGGGCGCCGGCCTGCCGGTCTCGGAGGCGGCGCGCAACTTCGACCTGTGGGTGATGCTCGCAGTCGCCTTCGCCTGCCTGCCGATCATGATCACCGGGCGCGAGATCGCACGCTGGGAAGGCGGCATCTTCCTCGGCTACTACGCCGCCTACACCGCCTGGCTGGCCCTCCAGGCTCAGCAGCACGCCAGCCTGCCCGCCGTCTCCAGCGTCATGCTCGGCTACGTGATGCCGCTCACCGTGATCACCCTGGTGGTCAGCATCGTGCGCCACAACGGCAGCCGGCGCTGA
- a CDS encoding energy-coupling factor ABC transporter permease — protein sequence MHIEPGILSGAKIAAANLAAASLIAAQAPQLLRKPQRILHTLLAALFFSVFMQSFHLPAGASELHFIGVMPIYLTLGFIPTLLGFGLGLLLQGVIFEPADLLHLGVNFLSLAVPLLALHATLGRKLAAGAATKVGSVLKLDARYYAGVALMVGFWLAMGETATPFAAWISFAAAYLPVVLIEPVLTVAVVRLLQSQAHRPLVRLCFAVPARG from the coding sequence ATGCACATCGAACCGGGCATCCTTTCCGGCGCCAAGATCGCCGCCGCCAACCTCGCCGCCGCTTCACTCATCGCCGCCCAGGCGCCGCAGCTGCTCAGGAAACCGCAGCGCATCCTGCACACGCTACTCGCGGCGCTGTTCTTCTCCGTCTTCATGCAGAGCTTCCACCTGCCCGCGGGCGCGTCGGAGCTGCACTTCATCGGCGTGATGCCGATCTACCTGACGCTGGGCTTCATCCCCACCCTGCTCGGCTTCGGCCTCGGCCTGCTGCTGCAGGGCGTGATCTTCGAGCCCGCCGACCTGCTCCACCTGGGGGTGAACTTTCTGTCGCTCGCCGTGCCACTGCTCGCGCTGCACGCCACGCTGGGCCGCAAGCTCGCCGCCGGCGCCGCCACCAAGGTCGGCTCGGTGCTGAAGCTCGATGCCCGCTACTACGCCGGCGTCGCGCTGATGGTCGGCTTCTGGCTGGCGATGGGGGAAACCGCCACACCCTTCGCGGCGTGGATAAGCTTCGCCGCCGCCTACCTGCCGGTGGTGCTGATCGAGCCGGTGCTGACGGTGGCGGTGGTCCGGCTGCTGCAGTCGCAGGCCCACCGTCCGCTGGTCCGGCTCTGCTTCGCCGTCCCGGCGCGCGGCTGA
- the cobM gene encoding precorrin-4 C(11)-methyltransferase, with the protein MSGRPGTVWFVGAGPGDPDLITVKGRRLLEQAGAILFAGSLVDQAATQHAPAGCAIRDSKDMTLEAMNAWLIDACARHRTVVRLQTGDPGLYGALVEMTRPLGAAGIPWRVVPGVSSAMAAAAAAGETLTLPELTQTVILTRVAGRTPMPAGEELEALAAHRTTLCIFLSITLLHEVQRALRAAGWPEEAPIVVVHKASWSGAEKIVRGTLADIKRRCQDEKIASQAMILASPALGARLWPDIARSKLYDPGFGHRFRKAAAAVEATAPTGNPT; encoded by the coding sequence ATGAGCGGCCGGCCCGGCACGGTCTGGTTCGTCGGCGCCGGCCCCGGCGACCCGGACCTGATCACGGTGAAAGGCCGCCGCCTGCTCGAGCAGGCGGGCGCGATCCTGTTCGCCGGCTCACTGGTCGATCAGGCGGCGACGCAGCACGCGCCCGCCGGCTGCGCGATCCGTGACTCGAAGGACATGACCCTCGAGGCGATGAACGCCTGGCTGATCGACGCCTGCGCCCGTCACCGCACCGTGGTGCGCCTGCAGACCGGCGACCCCGGCCTGTACGGCGCGCTCGTCGAGATGACCCGCCCGCTTGGCGCCGCCGGCATCCCCTGGCGGGTGGTGCCGGGCGTGTCCTCGGCGATGGCCGCGGCCGCGGCGGCCGGCGAGACCCTGACCCTGCCCGAGCTCACCCAGACCGTCATCCTCACCCGCGTCGCCGGCCGCACCCCGATGCCCGCGGGCGAGGAGCTGGAGGCGCTCGCCGCCCACCGCACGACGCTGTGCATCTTCTTGTCGATCACCCTGCTGCACGAGGTGCAGCGCGCGCTGCGCGCCGCCGGCTGGCCGGAGGAGGCGCCCATCGTGGTGGTGCACAAGGCGAGCTGGTCGGGCGCGGAGAAGATCGTGCGCGGCACGCTGGCCGACATCAAGCGCCGCTGCCAGGACGAGAAGATCGCCAGCCAGGCCATGATCCTCGCCAGCCCCGCACTCGGCGCCCGCCTGTGGCCCGACATCGCGCGCTCGAAGCTCTACGACCCCGGCTTCGGCCACCGCTTCCGCAAGGCGGCCGCAGCCGTAGAGGCCACCGCGCCCACCGGAAATCCCACATGA
- a CDS encoding sirohydrochlorin chelatase, translating to MNDTALLLVGHGSRKREGNQEILHFAAQWRQRHPGWRIETCFIEHAEVLLDEGLDRAAHDTRRVLAIPFILNAAGHVKMELPAALERARARHPGVDFACTRHLGMGRELFAVLRGQLDRLMRRLDRPDPRTTGVVLLGRGSSDAGANGELAKMARWLFEDGDHELVDLAFTGVTWPRLETVVQRQARLGMTQICIVPVYLFTGVLMERIRAQVERLQRQYPQLAFALGTHFGFDEGIFTLVDARVAEGCADADGGGAGHGLLECDGCRYRLAAEDEHLHDHSHTACGHAHAHASHGSTAGHGADAHAHPHPHSAHA from the coding sequence ATGAACGACACCGCCCTGCTCCTCGTCGGCCACGGCTCGCGCAAGCGCGAGGGCAACCAGGAGATCCTGCACTTCGCCGCGCAATGGCGCCAACGCCATCCCGGCTGGCGCATCGAGACCTGCTTCATCGAGCACGCCGAGGTGCTGCTCGACGAAGGCCTCGACCGCGCCGCGCACGACACCCGCCGCGTGCTCGCGATCCCCTTCATCCTCAACGCCGCCGGCCACGTCAAGATGGAACTGCCGGCCGCGCTCGAGCGCGCCCGCGCGCGCCACCCCGGCGTCGACTTCGCCTGCACCCGTCACCTCGGCATGGGGCGCGAGCTCTTCGCCGTGCTGCGCGGCCAGCTCGATCGCCTGATGCGCCGGCTCGACCGGCCCGACCCTCGCACCACCGGCGTGGTGCTGCTCGGCCGCGGCTCCTCGGACGCCGGCGCCAACGGCGAGCTGGCGAAAATGGCGCGCTGGCTGTTCGAGGACGGCGACCACGAGCTGGTCGATCTCGCCTTCACCGGCGTGACCTGGCCGCGGCTCGAAACCGTGGTCCAGCGCCAGGCCCGACTCGGTATGACGCAGATCTGCATCGTGCCGGTGTATCTGTTCACCGGCGTGCTGATGGAGCGCATCCGCGCCCAGGTCGAGCGCCTGCAGCGCCAGTACCCGCAGCTCGCCTTCGCCCTCGGCACCCACTTCGGCTTCGACGAGGGCATCTTCACCCTGGTCGACGCGCGCGTGGCCGAGGGTTGCGCGGACGCCGACGGCGGAGGCGCCGGCCACGGCCTGCTCGAGTGCGACGGCTGCCGCTACCGCCTCGCCGCCGAGGACGAGCACCTGCACGACCACAGCCACACCGCCTGCGGCCACGCCCACGCCCACGCAAGCCACGGCAGCACCGCGGGACACGGCGCGGACGCGCACGCCCACCCTCATCCCCACTCCGCCCACGCCTGA
- a CDS encoding precorrin-8X methylmutase — protein MHANTITEQLTAAGRAIEHDSFSIIDAEAGAHAYTAGQWPIVRRMIHANADFEFNGLTEFHPHAIEAGLAAVLAGGTPIVADVEMICVGLSKGRLAHFGLHPHEFISDPDVIEAARTADTTRAVQAMKKAQRLGLLDGAIVGIGNAPTALIELVRLIRDDGVRPALVVGMPVGFVSAAESKALLAAVDAVPWITIRGRKGGSTLVVAALHALLGLAESRQLQTSRA, from the coding sequence ATGCACGCCAACACCATCACCGAACAGCTCACCGCCGCCGGCCGTGCAATCGAGCACGACTCCTTTTCCATCATCGACGCCGAGGCCGGGGCGCATGCCTACACCGCGGGGCAATGGCCGATCGTGCGCCGCATGATCCACGCCAACGCCGACTTCGAGTTCAACGGCCTCACCGAATTCCATCCGCATGCGATCGAGGCCGGGCTGGCGGCGGTCCTCGCCGGCGGCACGCCGATCGTCGCCGACGTCGAGATGATCTGCGTCGGGCTGTCGAAGGGCCGGCTCGCACACTTCGGCCTGCACCCCCACGAGTTCATCTCCGACCCCGACGTGATCGAGGCCGCGCGCACCGCCGACACCACGCGCGCGGTGCAGGCGATGAAGAAGGCGCAGCGCCTCGGCCTGCTCGACGGCGCCATCGTCGGCATCGGCAACGCCCCCACCGCGCTGATCGAACTCGTGCGCCTGATCCGCGACGACGGCGTGCGCCCGGCGCTGGTCGTCGGCATGCCGGTCGGCTTCGTGTCGGCGGCCGAGTCCAAGGCGCTGCTCGCCGCGGTGGACGCGGTGCCGTGGATCACCATCCGCGGCCGCAAGGGCGGCTCCACCCTGGTCGTCGCCGCCCTCCACGCGTTGCTCGGCCTCGCCGAAAGCCGCCAGCTGCAAACCTCGCGGGCGTAA
- a CDS encoding cobalt-precorrin-5B (C(1))-methyltransferase, with amino-acid sequence MDTSAAPPDKIRKGDRRRQRGNRTGLTTGATAAAAAAAATLGLVRGTVPERVACALPNGMRAEFAILDGRVERIDATDCAHAVAIKDGGDDPDATHGAHITVEVRRIPGGGGEVVLEGGPGVGVVTRPGLGLEVGGPAINPVPRRNIVANVAAAGAAILQAGDGLAVRISVPGGEEMAKKTLNARLGILGGISILGTTGIVRPFSTAAWRASVVQAIEVAAAQGQTTLVLTTGGRTEKGAMRVFPELDPACFVEFGDFVKAAFTTAVKLGMRHIVLGAMVGKLTKIAQGLSVTHAWRGEIDRALIAGAAAEVGAPPALVAEIRAAETARFAAERLAELGLAPAFHRALAERALRSLRERYPGPHRLTVLACNFEGAPIVSIDEDAP; translated from the coding sequence ATGGACACCTCCGCAGCGCCCCCCGACAAGATCCGCAAAGGCGACCGCCGTCGCCAGCGCGGCAACCGTACCGGCCTCACCACCGGCGCCACCGCCGCCGCCGCGGCAGCCGCGGCCACGCTCGGGCTGGTGCGCGGGACAGTACCCGAGCGGGTGGCGTGCGCGCTGCCCAACGGCATGCGGGCCGAGTTCGCCATCCTCGACGGTCGGGTGGAGCGGATCGACGCCACCGACTGCGCCCATGCGGTGGCGATCAAGGATGGCGGCGACGACCCCGACGCCACCCACGGTGCGCACATCACGGTGGAGGTCCGCCGCATCCCCGGCGGGGGCGGCGAAGTCGTGCTCGAGGGCGGCCCCGGCGTCGGCGTCGTGACCAGGCCGGGGCTGGGCCTCGAGGTGGGGGGGCCGGCGATCAACCCGGTGCCGCGGCGCAACATCGTCGCCAACGTCGCCGCCGCCGGCGCGGCCATCCTGCAGGCCGGTGACGGCCTGGCGGTGAGGATCTCGGTGCCCGGCGGCGAGGAGATGGCGAAGAAGACCCTCAACGCCCGCCTCGGCATCCTCGGCGGCATCAGCATCCTCGGCACCACCGGCATCGTGCGCCCGTTCTCCACCGCAGCCTGGCGCGCCAGCGTGGTGCAGGCGATCGAGGTCGCCGCGGCACAGGGGCAGACCACGCTGGTGCTGACCACCGGCGGGCGCACCGAGAAAGGCGCGATGCGCGTCTTCCCCGAGCTCGACCCGGCCTGCTTCGTCGAGTTCGGCGACTTCGTCAAGGCGGCGTTCACCACCGCAGTCAAGCTGGGCATGCGCCATATCGTGCTCGGCGCGATGGTCGGCAAGCTGACCAAGATCGCCCAGGGCCTGTCGGTAACCCACGCCTGGCGCGGCGAGATCGACCGCGCGCTGATCGCCGGCGCCGCTGCCGAGGTCGGTGCGCCACCTGCGCTGGTGGCCGAGATCCGCGCCGCCGAGACCGCCCGCTTCGCCGCCGAACGCCTCGCCGAGCTGGGCCTCGCGCCCGCCTTCCACCGTGCGCTGGCCGAGCGCGCGCTGCGCAGCCTGCGTGAACGCTACCCCGGCCCGCACCGCCTCACCGTGCTCGCCTGCAACTTCGAGGGCGCGCCGATCGTGAGCATCGACGAGGACGCGCCGTGA
- the cbiE gene encoding precorrin-6y C5,15-methyltransferase (decarboxylating) subunit CbiE, whose protein sequence is MTTPNALPSCTIVGILDDGWPGLSDLARARLAGAACVIGAGRTLELVAEFLPAAARRHALDGAFARLPGWIAEAQAAAGRAVVLATGDPLCHGIAATLIDKLGAHAVEVLPAPSTLQLAFARLKLPWQDAHIASCHGADAGEWQPDPLQPAPGPAHGLYRIVRAVAEQPLVAAFTSPANGPDRLARALRAAGYGEAGSGEEVRLSVVARLCLADEAVFPRLALAEAAQRRFPGPNVVIVERLPASTHDAPASAPADVAAAPAAHPLPASAPLFGFDDLDYVQRTPEKGLITKLEARALSLAKLALRTDSVVWDIGAGAGSVGLEASRLSHHGHVWAIEKNAADAANARANARRLRATNYSLFEGKAPAGLEHWPDPDAVFVGGSGGELAELIALVLSRLRPGGRLVMNFVTLENLATATTALAAAGAAWEVTMLSAARSQPILDLHRLAAQNPVWIVTARKEAP, encoded by the coding sequence ATGACGACACCGAACGCACTCCCTTCCTGCACCATCGTCGGCATCCTCGACGACGGCTGGCCGGGTCTGTCCGACCTCGCTCGCGCCCGCCTCGCCGGCGCCGCCTGCGTCATCGGCGCCGGCCGCACGCTCGAGCTGGTGGCCGAGTTCCTGCCCGCGGCCGCCCGCCGCCACGCCCTCGACGGCGCCTTCGCCCGCCTGCCGGGCTGGATCGCCGAGGCGCAGGCCGCCGCCGGCCGCGCCGTCGTGCTCGCCACCGGCGACCCGCTCTGTCATGGCATCGCCGCCACCCTGATCGACAAGCTCGGCGCGCACGCGGTGGAGGTCCTGCCCGCGCCGTCGACGCTGCAACTGGCTTTCGCCCGCCTCAAGCTGCCGTGGCAGGACGCCCACATCGCTTCCTGCCATGGCGCCGACGCCGGCGAATGGCAACCCGATCCGCTGCAGCCGGCACCCGGCCCCGCCCATGGCCTGTACCGGATCGTGCGTGCAGTGGCCGAGCAGCCGCTGGTGGCCGCCTTCACCAGCCCGGCCAACGGCCCCGACCGCCTCGCCCGCGCCCTCCGCGCTGCCGGCTACGGCGAAGCCGGCAGCGGCGAGGAGGTTCGCCTGTCGGTCGTCGCCCGCCTGTGCCTCGCCGACGAAGCGGTGTTCCCCCGGCTGGCGCTTGCCGAAGCCGCGCAGCGCCGTTTCCCCGGGCCCAACGTCGTCATCGTCGAGCGCCTGCCGGCGTCCACCCACGACGCTCCGGCGTCCGCCCCGGCCGACGTCGCCGCCGCGCCGGCCGCCCACCCGCTGCCGGCGAGCGCACCGCTGTTCGGCTTCGACGACCTCGACTACGTCCAGCGCACACCGGAAAAGGGCCTGATCACCAAGCTCGAGGCGCGCGCGCTGTCGCTGGCCAAACTCGCCCTGCGCACCGACAGCGTGGTCTGGGACATCGGCGCCGGCGCCGGCTCGGTCGGCCTGGAGGCGAGCCGCCTCTCCCACCACGGTCACGTCTGGGCGATCGAGAAGAACGCCGCCGACGCCGCCAACGCACGCGCCAACGCGCGCCGGCTGCGCGCCACCAACTACAGCCTGTTCGAAGGCAAGGCCCCCGCCGGGCTGGAACACTGGCCTGACCCCGACGCCGTCTTCGTCGGCGGCTCGGGCGGCGAGCTCGCCGAGCTGATCGCCCTCGTGCTCAGCCGCCTGAGGCCGGGCGGCCGCCTGGTGATGAACTTCGTCACCCTGGAAAACCTCGCCACCGCCACCACCGCACTGGCCGCGGCCGGCGCCGCCTGGGAAGTCACCATGCTGTCGGCCGCGCGCAGCCAGCCCATCCTCGACCTGCACCGGCTCGCCGCGCAGAACCCGGTGTGGATCGTCACCGCCCGCAAGGAAGCTCCATGA